A window of Deinococcus planocerae contains these coding sequences:
- a CDS encoding glycosyltransferase family 2 protein, producing MNHPPVTIVLINYNGWRLTDACLDSLRRLDYPAFQVVVVDNGSTDDSLARLRERWPDLDLVEITPNVGFTAANNVGARRALEQGAEYVWFLNNDTLVDPPALSSLVSTLEAGPRVGAAASVLYDMDPPERVQCWGGGFVRLWGGVADGYFGPVPQERLHFLSGTSWLVRRTVLERLGLFDEGFFMYWEDADFSFRLRAAGWQLAVAQGSRVWHIGSASMGEGNSRTHKSETFELNFTRSAVRFFRKHAPVPLVPLLAGPGFHLAKRVLRGQWGRARAVARGAWEGFAQPNVKTTATATSGRLFTPRSGSPRVPGD from the coding sequence ATGAACCACCCTCCCGTCACCATCGTGCTCATCAACTACAACGGCTGGCGCCTCACCGACGCCTGCCTGGACTCCCTGCGCCGCCTCGACTACCCGGCCTTCCAGGTCGTGGTGGTGGACAACGGCTCCACCGACGACTCGCTCGCCCGGCTGCGTGAGCGCTGGCCGGACCTCGACCTCGTGGAGATCACGCCGAACGTGGGCTTCACCGCCGCGAACAACGTGGGGGCCCGGCGCGCCCTGGAGCAGGGGGCCGAGTACGTCTGGTTCCTGAACAACGACACGCTCGTGGACCCGCCTGCCCTGAGCTCCCTGGTCTCGACCCTGGAGGCCGGGCCGCGGGTGGGCGCGGCGGCCTCGGTGCTCTACGACATGGACCCGCCCGAACGGGTGCAGTGCTGGGGCGGCGGCTTCGTACGGCTGTGGGGCGGCGTCGCCGACGGTTACTTCGGCCCGGTGCCTCAGGAGCGGCTGCACTTCCTGAGCGGCACGAGCTGGCTGGTCCGCCGCACGGTGCTGGAGCGGCTCGGCCTGTTCGACGAGGGCTTTTTCATGTACTGGGAGGACGCCGACTTCAGCTTCCGGCTGCGCGCCGCCGGGTGGCAGCTCGCGGTGGCGCAGGGGTCGCGGGTCTGGCACATCGGCAGCGCGAGCATGGGAGAGGGCAACTCCCGGACCCACAAGAGCGAGACCTTTGAGCTGAACTTCACCCGCAGCGCCGTGCGCTTTTTCCGCAAGCACGCTCCTGTTCCCCTGGTGCCGCTGCTCGCGGGGCCGGGCTTCCACCTCGCCAAACGGGTGCTGCGCGGGCAATGGGGGCGCGCGCGCGCCGTGGCCCGGGGCGCCTGGGAGGGCTTCGCGCAGCCCAACGTCAAAACCACCGCTACCGCGACGAGTGGCCGCCTCTTCACGCCGCGGTCTGGCTCCCCCCGGGTGCCGGGCGACTGA
- a CDS encoding MBOAT family O-acyltransferase: MVFNSDIFLFAFLPIVFALFWLLREKQARYILLTISGYIFYGYWDWRFCFLMLFSSLVSFGSGLMIQRAQEQRTKRAWMIGTICVDLALLGFFKYYNFFAESLHAVDPAIAPPLLNIILPIGISFYTFHTISYVVDVAAGRVRATGNIFEYLTYVSLFSQLVAGPIVRFRQIEADLERIDKPPQTDQMALGVGFFAVGLIKKVIIADTIARMVDPMLANHENLSMLGAWMAALGYTFQLYFDFSGYSDMAVGLGYLFGIRIPQNFNAPYRALGIGDFWRRWHISLSSWLRDYLYISLGGNRKGPTRTNVNLIIVMLLGGLWHGANWTFVIWGAYHGLLLVIDRALQPWLTRWPPLLYRWSTFLLVIIGWVFFRAESLPMALDWLGKMVGIGTGNGDVPQTLMVMCVLCFVAVNTLPETWDIRFPKTVRWAPVYALSLLLAYLFMNGANSTFLYYQF; this comes from the coding sequence ATGGTCTTTAATTCCGACATCTTCCTCTTCGCTTTCCTCCCCATCGTCTTCGCGCTGTTCTGGCTGCTGCGGGAAAAACAGGCCCGCTACATCCTGCTCACCATTAGCGGGTACATCTTTTACGGGTACTGGGACTGGCGCTTTTGCTTCCTGATGCTGTTTTCCAGCCTGGTGAGCTTCGGCTCTGGCCTGATGATCCAGCGGGCCCAGGAGCAGAGGACCAAGCGGGCGTGGATGATCGGCACGATCTGCGTCGACCTCGCGCTGCTGGGCTTTTTCAAGTACTACAACTTCTTCGCCGAGAGCCTGCACGCCGTCGACCCCGCCATCGCGCCGCCCCTCCTGAACATCATCTTGCCCATCGGCATCAGCTTCTACACCTTCCACACGATCTCGTACGTGGTGGACGTGGCGGCGGGCCGGGTGCGGGCGACGGGCAACATCTTCGAGTACCTGACGTACGTCAGCCTCTTTTCCCAGCTCGTCGCCGGGCCCATCGTGCGCTTCCGGCAGATCGAGGCCGACCTCGAGCGCATCGACAAGCCGCCCCAGACCGATCAGATGGCGCTCGGCGTGGGCTTTTTCGCCGTCGGGTTGATCAAGAAGGTGATCATCGCCGACACCATCGCGCGCATGGTCGATCCCATGCTCGCCAACCATGAAAACCTCTCCATGCTGGGGGCGTGGATGGCGGCGCTGGGGTACACCTTCCAGCTCTACTTCGACTTCAGCGGGTACTCGGACATGGCGGTGGGCCTCGGTTACCTCTTCGGCATCCGCATTCCGCAGAACTTCAACGCGCCCTACCGGGCACTCGGCATAGGTGACTTCTGGCGGCGCTGGCACATCAGCCTGTCGAGCTGGCTGCGCGACTACCTCTACATCAGCCTGGGCGGCAACCGCAAGGGACCCACGCGCACGAACGTCAACCTGATCATCGTGATGCTCCTCGGCGGGCTGTGGCACGGGGCGAACTGGACCTTCGTGATCTGGGGGGCGTACCACGGCCTCCTGCTGGTGATCGACCGCGCCCTCCAGCCCTGGCTCACGCGCTGGCCGCCCCTGCTCTACCGCTGGTCCACCTTCCTCCTCGTGATCATCGGCTGGGTGTTCTTCCGCGCCGAGAGCCTGCCGATGGCCCTCGACTGGCTGGGTAAGATGGTGGGCATCGGCACCGGCAACGGCGACGTGCCCCAGACCCTGATGGTGATGTGCGTGCTGTGTTTCGTGGCCGTGAACACCCTGCCCGAAACCTGGGACATCCGCTTTCCCAAGACGGTGCGCTGGGCCCCCGTGTACGCCCTGAGCCTGCTCCTCGCCTACCTCTTCATGAACGGCGCGAACAGCACCTTCCTCTATTACCAGTTCTGA
- a CDS encoding Ig-like domain-containing protein: MKNFRILALVTGVSLLLAACNGTRTPSAVATVEVTAPSDLNVKLNDTATTTRFTAVAKAQDGSVLTGKTVTWESSNPDVASIDANGVVTAKHFGETTIRAMVDGVAGNRTATLRTYGLEVFAGIRDGGSDTAMFFRYRTKTGRNPAQVSFTVTGPAGWGGGQSPAFAPAVSTYFPNGDGTGLHWFEFGWTKTGTLPAVIGDYAVRFNVDGEEWVSSARITSLTNSSAQPTNIRVTKYDGSSVTAAWDDVTPGGSYLAEVIGFQPPLYVKNAAAVIPAPGLTPGNTSYVAVHALSLDTTAPVTTVLPGGQFDVRFNVGAFTP, from the coding sequence GTGAAAAACTTCCGAATCCTCGCGCTCGTCACCGGCGTCTCGCTCCTGCTGGCCGCCTGTAACGGCACCCGGACCCCCTCGGCGGTGGCGACCGTCGAGGTCACGGCCCCGAGTGACCTCAACGTGAAGCTGAACGACACGGCCACGACCACGCGCTTCACCGCCGTCGCCAAGGCCCAGGACGGCAGCGTCCTGACGGGCAAGACCGTGACGTGGGAGTCCAGCAACCCGGACGTGGCGAGCATCGACGCCAACGGGGTGGTGACGGCCAAACACTTCGGGGAGACGACCATCAGAGCCATGGTGGACGGGGTGGCGGGCAACAGGACGGCCACCCTGCGGACGTACGGCCTGGAGGTCTTCGCGGGCATCCGTGACGGCGGCTCCGACACCGCGATGTTCTTCCGTTACCGCACGAAGACCGGGCGCAATCCGGCCCAGGTCAGCTTCACCGTGACTGGCCCGGCGGGCTGGGGCGGCGGTCAAAGCCCAGCGTTCGCTCCCGCCGTGTCGACCTATTTCCCCAACGGGGACGGTACGGGCCTGCACTGGTTCGAGTTCGGCTGGACCAAGACGGGGACCCTCCCGGCGGTGATCGGCGACTACGCGGTGAGGTTCAACGTCGACGGCGAGGAGTGGGTCTCCTCTGCCCGGATCACCTCGCTCACAAACTCGTCGGCCCAGCCCACCAACATCCGGGTGACGAAGTACGACGGCTCGTCCGTCACAGCCGCGTGGGACGACGTGACGCCGGGGGGAAGCTACCTCGCCGAGGTGATCGGCTTCCAGCCGCCCCTGTACGTCAAGAACGCCGCGGCGGTCATCCCGGCGCCCGGCCTGACGCCCGGCAACACGTCCTACGTCGCCGTCCACGCGCTGAGCCTCGACACCACCGCCCCCGTCACCACCGTCTTGCCCGGGGGGCAGTTCGACGTCCGGTTCAACGTGGGGGCCTTCACCCCCTGA
- a CDS encoding right-handed parallel beta-helix repeat-containing protein, with translation MPNSTPPHSSSRRAPPARSTAARTLRVLGGLIAGGALLFQTGQSAPDPSQWPLEAEGAQGPDNQPLPTQPGAGAAWVLSERAASGGQAVMLASNGGTVRQLLPDHLRPGTYTVSLRARGEAFEGWPTVELRLDGRRVATATVQGEAYSTQVLAEVDLRPGQRLEVVFVNDAYGGARTKDRNAVVDRLDLTPLVAAAPPASAENVLNVKTFGAKGDGVTDDSAVLARIGNAGGKNIYFPPGTYLLRRPVRLDGLKNQVVYGSGATLRASDDFTPVEDRGLLTLTNASGLTVRDLTFVGKPNYNIDPLSSRVDGLQVEASQGVHLHDLSVQRTHSIGISVERSSNVTIERNAVNEAYAVGIETSMSNDVKVLKNTVTGLGDPAKYRFSPGIGIFGYGGDTFLAEGNVLRNLSNTATKTEGIDHTTYRGNTIDVFGKDGIKVMPRPGHTTAVSDAVVENNTILNRHPWASDGSSYILFHSVQGGRITGNRIESTYRPGSFFEEDAIRVNAYQSGPTSRDILVEGNEIVDTRRGVRLEASGTVFRDNTVRGRDPWARTGLIVSANEVTVAKNTFDGPAIGVLLDRGVARTRVENNRFANHPGTGLYADNDNPGTTVKGNSFGAGVPQPIVGGVGGCRANEC, from the coding sequence ATGCCGAATTCCACACCACCACATTCCTCGTCACGCCGCGCCCCCCCCGCCCGCTCGACTGCCGCCCGCACCCTGCGGGTGCTCGGCGGATTGATCGCGGGAGGCGCCCTGCTGTTCCAGACGGGCCAAAGCGCGCCGGACCCTTCCCAGTGGCCACTGGAGGCCGAGGGAGCGCAGGGGCCGGACAACCAGCCGCTGCCCACCCAGCCGGGAGCGGGCGCCGCCTGGGTCCTGTCCGAACGCGCCGCCAGCGGCGGCCAGGCCGTGATGCTCGCCAGCAACGGGGGTACCGTGCGGCAGCTTCTCCCCGACCACCTGAGGCCGGGCACCTATACCGTGAGTCTGCGTGCCCGCGGCGAGGCGTTCGAGGGCTGGCCCACCGTCGAGTTGCGCCTCGACGGGCGCCGGGTCGCCACCGCCACCGTGCAGGGGGAGGCCTACTCGACGCAAGTCCTCGCGGAGGTCGATCTGCGCCCTGGGCAGCGCCTCGAAGTCGTGTTCGTGAACGACGCGTACGGCGGCGCGCGCACCAAGGACCGCAACGCCGTCGTGGACCGCCTCGACCTCACCCCGCTCGTGGCGGCGGCCCCGCCCGCCTCCGCCGAGAATGTCCTGAACGTGAAGACCTTCGGGGCCAAGGGCGACGGCGTGACCGACGACTCGGCGGTCCTCGCGCGGATCGGCAATGCGGGCGGGAAGAACATCTACTTCCCGCCCGGCACCTACTTGCTGCGCCGCCCCGTTCGCCTCGACGGCCTGAAAAATCAGGTCGTCTACGGCTCCGGCGCCACGCTGCGGGCGAGCGACGACTTCACGCCCGTCGAGGACCGCGGCCTGCTCACCTTGACCAACGCGAGCGGCCTGACGGTGCGCGACCTGACCTTCGTCGGCAAGCCGAACTACAACATCGACCCGCTGTCGAGCCGGGTGGACGGTCTCCAGGTCGAGGCGAGCCAGGGGGTCCACCTCCACGACCTGAGCGTGCAGCGGACCCACTCCATCGGCATCTCCGTCGAGCGGAGCAGCAACGTCACCATCGAGCGCAACGCCGTGAACGAGGCGTACGCGGTCGGGATCGAGACGTCCATGAGCAACGACGTGAAGGTGCTGAAAAACACGGTCACGGGGCTGGGTGACCCGGCGAAGTACCGCTTTTCCCCCGGCATCGGCATCTTCGGCTACGGGGGAGACACCTTCCTGGCCGAGGGCAACGTGCTGCGCAACCTCTCCAACACCGCCACGAAGACCGAGGGCATTGACCACACGACCTACCGGGGCAACACCATCGACGTCTTCGGCAAGGACGGCATCAAGGTCATGCCTCGGCCCGGCCACACCACGGCGGTGTCAGACGCGGTGGTCGAGAACAACACCATCCTCAACCGTCACCCCTGGGCCTCCGACGGGAGTTCGTACATCCTGTTTCACTCGGTGCAGGGGGGCCGGATCACGGGCAACCGGATCGAGAGCACCTACCGCCCGGGCTCCTTTTTCGAGGAGGACGCCATTCGGGTGAACGCCTACCAGAGCGGGCCCACCTCGCGCGACATCCTGGTCGAGGGCAACGAGATCGTCGACACCCGCCGCGGGGTGAGGCTGGAGGCGAGCGGCACGGTCTTCCGGGACAACACCGTGCGGGGCCGTGACCCCTGGGCGCGCACCGGGTTGATCGTGTCGGCGAACGAGGTCACCGTGGCGAAAAACACCTTCGACGGTCCCGCCATCGGCGTGCTGCTCGACCGTGGGGTCGCCCGCACCCGCGTGGAGAACAACCGCTTCGCCAACCATCCCGGGACGGGCCTCTACGCGGACAACGACAACCCCGGCACGACCGTGAAGGGCAATTCATTCGGCGCGGGCGTGCCGCAGCCCATCGTGGGGGGAGTGGGCGGGTGCCGTGCAAATGAGTGCTGA
- a CDS encoding glycosyltransferase family 4 protein, producing the protein MLTERPAGAEVRDPARALRLVGLDLEFITDHRKEFSRNAALYRALDERVQVVGRTSPTPTRAANLVNKVLQFQPNVSNWRRNMHFNPFLFRQRTAAAGRYLDARRGEYDVILQTYLQFAPGTGPGRPPYAVYLDATFEMSRRYYPVDHPLSKRATDEWLRLEGDVYRGAARLFPWSDFAARSLTEDYGCDPGRVVRVGAGTNLMAPSLEGKRYDEPVALFVGIDFERKGGLDVLRAFQEVRSQLPEAELWIVGPRLPKAAPQPGVRWIGRVRDRAALADLYARARLFVMPSFEPWGHVFCEAMGHGLPCVALNVGPASEIVQQGRTGLLVDQGSVPALSAAMLELLRDPALAAELGRHAYARVQENFTWQRVVDRMLPHLEAMSRGG; encoded by the coding sequence ATGCTGACCGAACGGCCAGCCGGCGCCGAGGTGCGCGACCCCGCGCGGGCCCTTCGCCTCGTGGGGCTCGACCTGGAGTTCATCACCGACCACCGCAAGGAGTTCTCGCGCAACGCGGCCCTTTACCGGGCGCTCGACGAGCGGGTGCAGGTCGTGGGGCGCACCTCGCCCACCCCGACGCGCGCCGCCAACCTCGTCAACAAGGTGTTGCAGTTCCAGCCCAACGTCTCCAACTGGCGCCGGAACATGCACTTCAACCCCTTCCTCTTCCGGCAGAGGACCGCGGCGGCGGGGCGGTACCTCGACGCCCGGCGCGGGGAGTACGACGTCATTCTCCAGACCTACCTGCAATTCGCGCCGGGGACCGGGCCAGGGCGCCCGCCCTACGCGGTGTACCTCGACGCCACCTTCGAGATGTCGCGCCGCTACTACCCGGTCGACCACCCCCTCTCGAAACGGGCGACCGACGAGTGGCTGCGCCTGGAGGGGGACGTGTACCGGGGCGCGGCGCGGCTCTTTCCCTGGAGCGACTTCGCGGCCCGCTCGCTTACCGAAGACTACGGCTGCGATCCGGGGCGGGTTGTCCGGGTCGGCGCGGGCACCAACCTGATGGCCCCGTCGCTGGAGGGCAAGCGCTACGACGAGCCCGTGGCCCTCTTCGTCGGCATCGACTTCGAGCGCAAGGGGGGGCTGGACGTCTTGCGGGCCTTCCAGGAGGTCCGGTCGCAGCTTCCGGAGGCCGAACTCTGGATCGTGGGTCCCCGCCTTCCCAAGGCCGCGCCCCAGCCGGGGGTGCGGTGGATCGGACGCGTCCGTGACCGCGCCGCGCTCGCCGACCTCTACGCCCGGGCCCGCCTCTTCGTGATGCCGTCCTTCGAGCCCTGGGGCCACGTCTTCTGCGAGGCGATGGGCCACGGCCTGCCCTGTGTCGCGCTCAACGTCGGCCCCGCCTCCGAGATCGTGCAACAGGGCCGCACCGGCCTGCTCGTGGACCAGGGCTCGGTTCCGGCCCTGTCGGCGGCCATGCTCGAACTCCTGCGTGACCCCGCGCTCGCCGCCGAACTGGGCCGCCACGCCTACGCGCGGGTCCAGGAGAATTTCACCTGGCAGCGCGTCGTCGACCGGATGCTGCCGCACCTGGAGGCCATGTCCCGCGGCGGGTAG
- a CDS encoding PIG-L family deacetylase has product MPRLRLLAVPLFTALLLGACSDPSSDVPAGPSGSAPKGGLSAYMPPDSTSNFEITTLPFVQSLSFAPDLCNDAQDVFFVAHQDDDLLFMNPDIATAISQKHCVVTVFLTAGDNEYGTRQYGLDYQQYWRSREDGERDTYARMAGVPNAWTQQIYPFAGKAIRTSVLQGNPRVRLMFLRLRESSSSGVTMRALWETTDPTLAATALDNSNTFTRQEVLGVLTNVLTVSEAKYVHLQDTAPVVYGTRNEHPDHIAAGRFGDAADRAYAAPHVTVQHRDYNIGAEPYNVTTEQFDTKLGAFKTYAGYDPIICPPTGGVACVVPGGTGGFYVEWSWRQYFHVDVTQGGTLARLADGRLAAFVIGDRSSSPLKMVQTSPGAATWSAWEDLKGNYPAPPNVVGMADGRLVAFERSNDGRVMVKTELSSGGAWGNWVSLGGVVSSVPVAARQSGGALSVFVRGNDGQVYLKSQLAPNGEWGNWVGIGGPKFTSNPAVALDRSGRLVLFVRATDGAIYTVSQTAPNGGWGAWQSLGGSFGAGVHPVTGANQDGRLEVFVRGSDDKLYHRWQTPSGGWGGWSKLGDVQFSGSPAVTITPDGIIVATVRSVGGSVQSVRQGSPNGGWLDWTNLGGSFVALIGAMPDSAGRLTTLARGTDDLIYRRTQVDSTWTALRAP; this is encoded by the coding sequence ATGCCCCGTCTTCGTCTCCTGGCCGTCCCTTTGTTCACCGCCCTGCTGCTGGGAGCTTGTAGCGACCCGTCTTCCGACGTGCCCGCCGGTCCCTCGGGAAGCGCGCCGAAGGGCGGCCTCTCGGCCTATATGCCCCCCGACTCGACCTCCAACTTCGAGATCACGACCCTGCCCTTCGTGCAGTCGCTGAGCTTCGCGCCCGACCTGTGCAACGACGCGCAGGACGTCTTTTTCGTGGCCCACCAGGATGACGATCTCCTGTTCATGAACCCGGACATCGCCACGGCGATCTCGCAAAAGCACTGCGTGGTCACGGTATTTCTGACGGCGGGGGACAACGAGTACGGGACCCGGCAGTACGGGCTGGACTACCAGCAGTACTGGCGCAGCCGGGAGGACGGCGAGCGCGACACCTACGCCCGCATGGCGGGAGTGCCCAACGCCTGGACCCAGCAGATCTACCCCTTCGCCGGGAAGGCGATCCGAACCTCGGTGTTGCAGGGAAACCCCCGGGTGAGGTTGATGTTCCTGCGCCTGCGCGAGAGCAGCAGCAGCGGCGTGACCATGCGCGCCCTGTGGGAGACGACAGACCCCACCCTCGCCGCCACCGCCCTCGACAACTCCAACACCTTCACCCGTCAGGAGGTGCTGGGCGTCTTGACCAACGTGCTCACGGTGTCGGAGGCCAAGTACGTCCACCTCCAGGATACGGCCCCGGTCGTGTACGGCACCCGGAACGAGCACCCCGATCACATCGCCGCCGGACGCTTCGGCGACGCGGCGGACAGGGCCTACGCGGCCCCCCACGTCACCGTGCAGCACCGCGACTACAACATCGGCGCGGAGCCGTACAACGTGACGACCGAGCAGTTCGACACCAAGCTGGGGGCTTTCAAGACGTACGCGGGCTACGACCCGATCATCTGCCCCCCGACCGGCGGGGTGGCCTGCGTGGTGCCGGGCGGAACCGGCGGCTTCTACGTGGAGTGGAGCTGGCGGCAGTACTTCCATGTCGACGTGACCCAGGGCGGCACCCTGGCCCGCCTCGCGGACGGGCGCCTGGCCGCCTTCGTGATCGGCGACCGCAGCAGCAGCCCCCTCAAGATGGTGCAGACGAGCCCCGGCGCAGCCACCTGGAGCGCCTGGGAGGACCTGAAGGGCAACTACCCCGCCCCCCCCAACGTGGTCGGTATGGCCGACGGGCGCCTCGTGGCCTTCGAGCGCAGCAACGACGGGCGCGTGATGGTGAAGACCGAGCTCAGCAGCGGGGGGGCCTGGGGCAACTGGGTCAGCCTGGGAGGCGTCGTGTCCTCGGTCCCGGTGGCGGCCCGGCAGTCGGGCGGCGCCCTGAGCGTCTTCGTGCGGGGGAACGACGGCCAGGTCTACCTCAAGTCGCAGCTCGCGCCGAACGGGGAGTGGGGCAACTGGGTGGGCATCGGCGGGCCGAAGTTCACCTCGAACCCGGCGGTCGCCCTCGACCGTTCTGGGCGCCTGGTGCTCTTCGTGCGCGCCACGGACGGCGCCATCTACACCGTCTCGCAGACCGCGCCCAACGGCGGGTGGGGTGCCTGGCAGTCCCTGGGAGGAAGCTTCGGGGCCGGGGTCCATCCCGTCACCGGGGCGAACCAGGACGGTCGCCTGGAGGTCTTCGTGCGGGGCAGCGACGACAAGCTCTACCACCGCTGGCAGACGCCCTCGGGAGGCTGGGGCGGCTGGAGCAAGCTCGGCGACGTGCAGTTCAGCGGCTCCCCGGCGGTGACGATCACCCCAGACGGAATCATCGTCGCGACGGTGCGCAGCGTGGGCGGCAGCGTCCAGAGCGTCCGGCAGGGCAGCCCGAACGGCGGCTGGCTCGACTGGACCAACCTCGGCGGGTCTTTCGTGGCCCTCATCGGCGCGATGCCCGACTCGGCGGGGCGGCTCACCACCCTGGCGCGCGGCACCGACGACCTGATCTACCGCAGAACCCAGGTGGACTCCACCTGGACCGCGCTGCGGGCGCCCTGA
- a CDS encoding carbohydrate-binding domain-containing protein, translating into MVGCGSTPPAVQGPSSLQLEAEAGSAVTEGLSPQANVEDGGVTNGYVFDDAAASGGKAMMLHSTNSAVRFTVPSTLAAGSYTVRVRGRGQSYNGNPVVALRLGTTGLGTQELASATYATSTFGTYALKPGDSLDVVFTNDAYGGTSSTDRNAVVDYLILDPATSASTPTSTSTRKVEAESVVTGGARVYRDDPAASGGAYAAILDQNNGLAWTVPGDLAAGTYALSVQARETYYQGDAALTVFKNGVQTSVTPITNNTTTLKSFALGSLALAPGDRVEVLFKNDLYGGGLPNDRNVYVDFLTVTPGSAPAPVSEPAPTLAPAPTPSPSPTPTAPADAVDVKTFGAKGDGVADDTAALQRAADSKKALFFSPGTYLISNQVNFRGLSGVTLSGTGATIVAKSSTPDTAALLLLDTPRNVKVSGLTLRGKDGGNLLAAWWQDGLRIQGGSDVLVDGVTVSEVSGVGVDILASTRVTVQNSAVSKMGAHGIWANGSTFQTYRNNTVTGLLTGSTTSNSRGIGIMGTGGNDFLIEGNTVRQIANTATKTEGASNVVYRGNTVQGYRMDGIKIMALQDREWNVPTVSNGVIENNVVQGAVGAPDLGGSGFKLASVIGGAVRGNTYKGVYGLATAGARPPSGYEDGINLEPYKTNPLPRNITIENNVIDNAYVTLRLNAQDSVVQKNTLTRAGQHVVVVQPNSTGNRLLSNTLSGGAGINTILLTGAARNTFQGNLWTSPDAGVYSEASANTGNVFTSNDFAATPKPVRVLNVSYTCSGNLGTYVPTNCR; encoded by the coding sequence ATGGTGGGGTGTGGAAGTACCCCCCCGGCGGTGCAGGGGCCGAGCAGCCTGCAACTGGAGGCGGAGGCGGGAAGCGCCGTGACGGAGGGGCTCTCCCCGCAGGCGAATGTCGAGGACGGCGGCGTCACGAACGGATACGTCTTCGACGACGCGGCGGCGAGCGGCGGCAAGGCGATGATGCTGCACTCGACGAACAGCGCGGTGCGCTTCACCGTGCCCAGCACGCTGGCGGCGGGCAGCTACACGGTGCGGGTGCGGGGGCGCGGGCAGAGCTACAACGGAAACCCCGTCGTGGCGCTCCGGCTGGGCACCACGGGGCTGGGCACCCAGGAACTCGCCTCGGCGACGTACGCGACGTCCACCTTCGGGACCTACGCGCTCAAGCCGGGCGACTCGCTGGACGTCGTGTTCACCAACGACGCCTACGGCGGCACGTCCTCCACCGACCGCAACGCCGTCGTGGACTACCTGATCCTCGACCCGGCGACGAGCGCGAGCACTCCCACGTCGACGTCGACGCGCAAGGTCGAGGCCGAGAGCGTGGTCACGGGGGGAGCCCGCGTCTACCGGGACGATCCCGCCGCGTCGGGGGGCGCCTACGCGGCCATCCTCGACCAGAACAACGGGCTGGCGTGGACCGTGCCGGGCGACCTCGCGGCGGGCACCTACGCGCTCTCGGTGCAGGCCCGCGAGACCTACTACCAGGGGGACGCGGCGCTCACCGTATTCAAGAACGGCGTGCAGACGTCGGTGACGCCGATCACCAACAACACGACGACCCTGAAATCCTTTGCGCTGGGCTCGCTGGCCCTCGCTCCCGGCGACCGGGTGGAGGTGCTGTTCAAGAACGACCTGTACGGCGGCGGCCTGCCGAACGACCGCAACGTGTACGTCGACTTCCTGACCGTCACGCCGGGCAGCGCGCCCGCCCCGGTGTCCGAACCCGCGCCGACGCTGGCCCCGGCCCCGACGCCCTCGCCGTCGCCCACCCCGACCGCTCCCGCCGACGCGGTGGACGTGAAGACCTTCGGCGCGAAGGGCGACGGCGTGGCCGACGACACGGCGGCGCTCCAGCGGGCCGCCGACAGCAAGAAGGCCCTGTTCTTCTCCCCAGGGACGTACCTGATCTCGAACCAGGTCAACTTCAGAGGGCTCAGCGGCGTCACGCTCTCGGGGACGGGCGCGACGATTGTCGCCAAGTCCAGCACGCCCGACACGGCGGCGCTGCTGCTGCTCGACACCCCGCGGAACGTGAAGGTGAGCGGGCTGACGCTGCGCGGCAAGGACGGCGGGAACCTCCTCGCCGCGTGGTGGCAAGACGGGCTGCGCATCCAGGGCGGCTCTGACGTGCTCGTGGACGGTGTGACGGTTTCCGAGGTCTCCGGGGTGGGCGTGGACATCCTGGCGTCCACCCGCGTCACCGTCCAGAACAGCGCCGTCTCCAAGATGGGTGCCCACGGCATCTGGGCGAACGGCTCGACCTTCCAGACCTACCGGAACAACACGGTCACGGGCCTGCTCACGGGCTCGACCACCTCGAACAGCCGCGGGATCGGCATCATGGGCACCGGCGGAAACGACTTCCTGATCGAGGGCAACACCGTGCGGCAGATCGCCAACACCGCCACAAAGACCGAGGGAGCGAGCAACGTCGTCTACCGGGGCAACACGGTCCAGGGCTACCGCATGGACGGGATCAAGATCATGGCCCTGCAAGACCGGGAGTGGAACGTGCCCACCGTCTCGAACGGCGTGATCGAGAACAACGTCGTGCAGGGCGCGGTGGGGGCCCCCGACCTCGGCGGGAGCGGGTTCAAGCTGGCCTCGGTGATCGGCGGCGCCGTGCGCGGCAACACCTACAAGGGGGTCTACGGCCTGGCCACCGCGGGGGCGCGCCCGCCGAGCGGGTACGAGGACGGGATCAACCTGGAGCCCTACAAGACCAACCCGCTTCCCCGCAACATCACCATCGAGAACAACGTCATCGACAACGCCTACGTGACCCTGCGGCTGAACGCGCAAGACAGCGTGGTGCAGAAAAACACCCTGACCCGCGCCGGGCAGCACGTCGTGGTGGTGCAGCCGAACTCCACCGGCAACCGCCTGCTCTCCAACACGCTGTCGGGCGGCGCCGGGATCAACACCATCCTGCTCACGGGCGCGGCCAGAAACACCTTCCAGGGCAACCTGTGGACGAGCCCCGACGCCGGGGTGTACTCGGAGGCGAGCGCGAACACGGGCAACGTCTTCACGAGCAACGACTTCGCCGCCACCCCGAAGCCGGTGCGCGTGCTCAACGTCTCCTACACCTGCTCGGGCAACCTCGGCACGTACGTCCCCACGAACTGCCGCTGA